The Bubalus kerabau isolate K-KA32 ecotype Philippines breed swamp buffalo chromosome 10, PCC_UOA_SB_1v2, whole genome shotgun sequence sequence acagaaaattgaaaatatgagTAAATTTTAGATTAAAATACTACTTGAAATATAATTAAGATTGTGCATTTAAAAACTGGTCGAGCTCCAAAGTAGAGTCAATTAAACTGTGTGTTCCAACTCTAGGGGattctatgtatctgtttttttccttctttgtttctgtGGATCTACGAATAAAGATCTGATCTCTTAGGACCAGGtaactaacattaaaaaaaaaaaaaaaaaaaaaaagcatggggtTTGAAAGTCTACAGAAGATGCACAGGTATATTGATTTCAGTAAGACTAGGGTCAGGATGAGTAGTGTTttccatagggaaaaaaaaatacagtaggaGACGGAGATTATTCaagcatacaaaaaaaaattcagtggaaaCGTAAAAACATTAAGATAAGACTGGCTAAGCATATGAGCATGACACGGATTTAGCAATCGagcatatatattcatttgtctCCGACATTACCCGAAAAGCAAACGTCTAAGCAGTTTCTTGCgcgaagacacttgctccctccAGACCCCTGTCCTCGGTTGCCGAAGGTGCGGCCGCCCCCACCCCAGAACTGCCCATGGCTCCCCAGGGGCGTGGGCCAGCGGGAGACCGCGAGGCCAGGGCCAGTCCGCTGCCCCGGGGCGCGAGATGCGAGGGGCGGGTGGTGGGGGTAGGAAGGGGCAGGGGTCCCGCcggtggggtgggggcctggggcgAGGGGCGGGGGCCTTCTGAAGCCAGAGCCGCCCCCCGTCGGCTACGCAGCCCCTCTGTCTTCGCCCTGGTCCGGGCTGGCACCTGCGTGCACTTCTGGGCACGCGCCCCGCGCCCCTGCACACGTCCCCGCGGGGGGTCCCAGCCCCGCCGGCGGCCGCGCGCGCAAAGGGTCGGCAGGAGTCCGGGCGCCCCGGGGGCGGGGCCAGGACTGGGGGCGGGGCCGGAGGCGGGGCCAGTCAGCGAGGCCCGGCCCTCGCGGCGCGGCGCAGGGCGAGGCGGCGGCGCGGCGGCGGAGGGATACGCGGCGCCATATATATACCGCGGGGCGCAGGCTCGAGGCGCGGCGGCGGTGCTGGGAGCCTGGCGGGTGCGGAGCCGTTAGCGCAgttggcggcggcggcggtcGGCGGCGGCACAGCGCTAAGCGCACACGGGGCCCCGGCAGCAGCTGTAGCGGAGGCGCCCTGCGGTCCCGGCCTCGGCGCGGCCACCCTCGCTCTCTCGGCCTCCCTGCCTCGCTCGCACCATGGTAGGTGGGGCGCGGCGAGTACCGGCGCCGCGGCCGCCTGCCCGCGCTCTCCGGACCCTGTCTCTTTTCCCGTCTTTCTCTCGCTGGGTGGCTTTTCCTGGCTTCCGGGTGTTGCGCAGCCGCTGCGGGTCAGGACGCGCTCTGGGTTTGCATCCCAGTTTCCTCGGCTGGGCAGCCCCGTTTACGTTTCGGCCCGTCGTGGGGCCGGGGTTGGCCGCGCCCGGCCCCAGGCGGGGGTTTTGGCCACGCCGGGGCCCCCGCACCCGCCCGCTCAGCCGTCCGCCCCCGGGCCGCCCTAGGGGCGGGGGTCCGGGCGGGGCTGCGGCCAGCCCCCGGCTCGCGGGCAGCGGAGAATGAATGGGCCGGAGCGAGCCGGTGGCGCACGTCGCCGCGGTCGGAGCGCGGGGCCGCCGCCGTCCCCTCGGGGCgctcctcccgcctccctcccggGGGGCGCGGCGCGGGCGTGGGTCGGGAAGGAAGGAgccggggagggtggggtgggggcaggaaggcgcggggcggggggcagCGGGGGCGGAAGCGGCGGGCCGGCCGACCGCCCTACCCGGGCGGGGCCCTGAGGCGGCCCGGGGCCCGCGTCGCGGCGTCCGGCGCCCCTGCAGACCCGCCCCGCGCGGCGGTGGAGGCGCGCGGGGCCGCGGGGCACCGGGTGGGCCCCCCCGCGGGAGGCGCTCGGCCGCGCTaactggggcggggggcggggaggagcgcTGGCGCGCGCCGCGGTCTCCAGTGGAGACGCGAAGTTTGTGCTCCGGGGGAGGTGGCGGCGCGCAGGGCAGAAGCGGGTGGGAGGCGCGGGGCGCGCTCGGGCCCCTCCCGCGGCGGGTGTGGGGGGTTCTCCCTGGCCTGGAGGGAGAGGCGCCCCGCGCCCTGCTCCCGGGGCCACCTCGCCCGGCACTTTCTCCGGCCCGCGCTCCCTCTCGTCCGAGGGGAAATGCCCTCCCCGTTTCCGCCTGTTCTGCGGCTCCCCGGAGGCCAGATGCGCCCGTGCGCCTCTCCGGGTGTGCCATCCCCCGGTCGGCAGGGCTGACATCACCCCCCGCCGTTCTGGCTCGGCGGGGCGGGGAGGCGGCTCTCGGCGGGGCCCGCGCACCTCTGCCCCGAGGCCGACGCGGTGTGGCGGTGAGCGTGTCCCTCTGTGTCGAGGCGGGCCGACAGCCTCGATAGAGGACACTTCCCCGGCGAGGTGACAGCTTCTCTTGCGAGGTGTGGCCGGCAGCGCTTCCTGTTGTAGGAGGCAGAGACGTAGCCCTGGCATTACATAAATCCTCGTGTCTCCTTCCTTCGCTATAAAGAAAACCGGCGTGCCGTGTCTGGGGTAGGGAGGAGAGGAGACACAgttctaatttgaaaaaaatgtttcctcCCTAAGTCAGTATGTTGGAACATCACTCTTACTGTGAAAGTTTTCATTTGCGAGTTCGAATAAATTGCCATCAGCTTTCTACTAGGACTTGTTTTGGAACTGGTTTCGTTAGACatccttcattaaaataaaaatacatattatctGTCCTTGAGATGCCGAATTCCCATGGCTGGAGGCACAAGATCAGCGTTGCAGAGACCAAATAACGCAAGTGAGAATTACTTTCGTGGTCATTACCACCTCTAGTAAAGTGTGTTTATTAGGAGCAGCTCTTAGATCTCCCTTAAAAAGGTTAGAGTAAATATCCTCTAGCAAAGTTAATAGTTCCTCTCAAAAAAGGGAGGGTACAGTCTCATAATTATTATGTAGTTTCTGTGTACTTCATTTTTGCAGTTTTGTAACAGCTCAATTGTAGGATCGTTCTATtatttccaccccccacccccacccccccggctTTTGAATCATAGAATAATTTGACCAAGGACATTTAGTTGTTCTAAATGATAGGCTTTTAACAAATAACTGCCTAATTTTAGTGATTGGAAAGCATGGAAATGAAGTTGGTAGGATAACCCAttgctgtatatattttttcctcttaattgtATCTCgtaaaatagatataaaagcCTGTTAATCCAAGCCAGTGCCATTATGTAACGCCAGTTTGGAGATTTGGAGTGCCCGCAGCGGTGCGCAAGGTGCACCGAAGGCCTGACCTGGCCCCGGTCCTGGCTGCAGGGCCAGCCGCGGCAGGTTGGGTCCCTCCGTGGATGGCTGCGGAGAGCGCGCGTCCTGCAGTAGGTGGCGCATTCCTTCCCAGAGCCGGGCCCCGCGGCTGCAGTGGGCCTGTTGCCGCTAGAGGTGCCATTTCTCAGATGATGAACTGACTCTCCTGATTCGACCCACCGCAGAGCAGAGAGCCCGTAGGCCCAGAGAAGAAAAGCTGAAGCGAGACCTTGTCTAACTTGTCATCCTTTGTTAACAGCATAAAGGGTTCCCTGCATTCTAATTGTTTCTCTTAAATGACATGGTTGAAATTTTCACAGTTGAGAAAGATCACTATTAAAAGACTTAATTGGAAAAGCTATGCTGACTCCAGACTCCGGTGGGTTGAATtgtaaccttttctttttctatgcagGCTGATCAGCTGACCGAAGAGCAGATTGCTGGTAAGTGGGTGACTACAGGGAGTCTCGGTAGACCAGAACTAGGTAGACTCAGTTCTGGTgactcttccctctccccttagTCTGAGCGGTTttctaaagattttatttaaatgcaaACAACAAGCAGAAATATTTAGGTTAAATGTTACTCCTTGTCAGTCTTTTGGAGATAATGCAAAAGTAAGTGGAACTAAGGATACCCCCTTGTTACACTGTGGAGTACGTACTTCACGGTATGCTGGGCTTTGTATGGAATGAGAGTGCATGGAGCCTGCTATTCAAAAATGTAGTTTAGAATTCTTAGGCCACTTTGTGATGCATCCTGAAAGCTTGTGCCTGCTGTTCTAAACGGGGATGGGTGAGGAGGACGGTGAGGACCCCCGTAATCATCGCGAAGGGAATGAAGTTAGTGTAGATTCTAGCTtttaatattccctggaggacttttttgggttttttgaCCTCGGTATGTGGcgtgccagatcttagttccccaatcagggattgaacctgtgccccttgtattgggagtgcagagccttaaccactggactgccagggaagtccctggaggggTTTTTTGAGATGGTTTCTCTTCAGGAAACCAGGATTGCCTTTGAAATAGTCTGAATGCCATGCAGAGAGAACACACTGTTTACCAGGGATTGTCCATTTCTGGTAACTACCTCTCCTGTTGCTGTGAAACAAGGAGTTCTTACAGCTGTAGAGATTTCATGGGAAGGGACTTTACGGACCAATCTTCCCTTGTCAGATTGGACCTAGCACTAAACTGTGTGGAAGCTTAGCCTTTAAAAACGAGGGAATTCCGCCGTTTTATGGAACCGGTTGCCTGTGGTGACGTTCGCTCTGTGTTCTGTGTGGGGCGCGGCCAGTGTGACTGTTGTGGACTCTGTCTCAGCAGATAAGCAGCAGGCAGTTTCTGTTAACTTGCACAACTTGGCTTGCTTTGGCAAGTTCAGGGGACGGGCGTGCTGTGACTGGGTTGGGTGAAGACATTCATTCTAAAAGGTAAACTTGTGTTTTCAGAATTCAAGGAGGCTTTCTCCCTGTTTGACAAAGATGGTGATGGCACCATCACCACCAAGGAACTTGGAACCGTCATGAGGTCGTTGGGCCAGAACCCAACAGAAGCCGAATTGCAGGACATGATCAACGAGGTGGACGCTGATGGTAAGGGCTTTAGAACTGTGAATGAGTGCCAGTGTTGTGTAATTCAAGTTTAGACATGTTACCAGATTGTCTTTCAAGTGTCGAGACCAAGGCAAATGTGCAAAGATCCTTTCTGTGGTTTCCTTAGGCCGTTGACAATTAAAATAGAAGATTACGGGCCTGCCTCTAGCCCTGCTCGCTGTCCAGAACATTTCCTGGATCAGATCGCAGTATTGTTCTTTTCTACTTGCCATGACCTGTAGCTCAGTCTTTATCAACTGGCTCATGAGTCTGCACTGAGTACTATggggaaagtaaaaataaatagccATAGACCTTTAAAAAAGCTTGGTCGTCCCAGGAGACAAACCCCAAGTGAAGTGGGGGAAGAACCTTCTTAGATGTTAATGTATAGAAGTGAGCACAGTGTGAGCTGTCAATGTGTTTATTGAAGAGAATTTCAGGGATCACGTGAGGCTTGGAGGTGGGGTACGTGATGACTGGAGGGACTAGATTTACAGAAGCTGCCAGGAAGACACGGAGCCAGAAGGAACTTGCCATTCGGTCACTTGCTCTCTGGACTCCAGAACAGTGGACAGGAGGCCTTTTTTTTACTGCTTGCTTCTGTCAGCAAGTAGTTTTTAatcactcccctctccccacaaagAAAAACCATGTGCTTTAGAAATAATATCAAATTAGTAAGTTtgatgtatataatatatttaaggaAATTAATCAAATCTATAAACATAACACTGTGGAATATTAGTAAAGTTTGAAAAGATGAAATAGGAATAAACAGTTTGGATCTAGACTTTCTCCATCAGCTTGATAgtagccatttaaaaatatggtATAGTAAAGTATGGTGTAATGTGATAAAACAGTTATACTGCTGGTCACATATTTAGAAGCAGGGGTTTGGGGTCAGCTCTTTAACAGTGGTTTAAGTCCATTTGAGCTACTTCTAAGGACTGTTTTCATCGTTAATAATTTGGAGAAAGAGGTTTATTCATAGTTCTGTCTCATTTGACTGCTAAGGTGATCAACCATCTGGGAACATAGCGTGGCTCTCTTATAGTCGAGCCCAGGAAGCTGTCTTGGGACTGGCAAAATGTATTAGGCCCTCTGATTGTATGGAACAAGGAGGGGAATTTCTCAAGCTATAGAATCTAACATTTGCAATGAATTGAATATGTTGATGCTGAAGGACATCACTATAGGGCTATAAGAGATCATTTCAGACAACTGGTTTCTGTCTGCCATGAACATCAataatgctttaaatttttggAGGCCAAAATGCTTTGAAGGAATCTGTGAATTACTACTTTGTTGGTACTGGTGAAAAAGTAACTTCACATAAGGCTTTTTTTggttctaatttttatttctgtttagttCAAGTTACACTGTTGATCTGGTGGCTTGTCTCTGGCGTATTCATCTGACTTGGTTTTAAAGGAGGAGTTTGGAATACTGGCCACAGAACAGATTCTGCTGACAGTTTCCTGATTGTTAATGATCTGAGCTGAGAAAACACTTCCGAGCCATGCCCTTAGTAGGAAATAAAGATACTGAGTTGGGAGAAAACAGTTAGGTGACTTCCATACAGTGTCTGAGAGACACCCCCTGGAGAAAGCTTTCCAGCAGTCATGGTCCCTGGCATGAGAGTCACCTTTTCCCCACTCAAGTCTTTCCCCACTCGCTTTCTTCCTTAAAAACCTCGGTGGCTCAGTGCTGggccttttccagcatcactgGTGTGGCAGAGTTAGAGCTGAGGACCTCCCTGACTTGGGGGAAGGCAATCTCGGGGCCTCCCTTGGGAGTGGAAAGATGCAGCCAGCGCtgctgtgggctttttttttttttcctgttgaacgGTACAGACCTTTCAGTGGCCAAGAAGCTGTGTGTACAGTTTCCTTTGCATCATTAAATGCTATCCTGAGCATTGATCACTAGTTTGAATTACATGAATCATGTGAAATTGCCCTGTGAAGTTTTTGAATAGTTTAGACCTAAGATAATACAACCTGATAAAGCAGTTCACCAGTTTGTCTTACCAAATGCTTACTGTTCTATAAAATGATTCTAAAATCATCTCTTCAGTAGCGTTAACTGGAGCACTTATTTTACACACgcgtttgttttttaatttgaggtAATGGCACCATTGACTTCCCAGAatttttgactatgatggctagaAAAATGAAGGACACCGACAGTGAAGAAGAAATCCGCGAGGCATTCCGAGTCTTTGATAAGGTAACCCTGTGTCTCCGTTGCGACTGTTGTGAGATACGACTTGGTGGCCATCATTTCTAAAAGCTTTCACGTGCTCTTCTAGTTAGAACATTTCACCTACCTGCCTGAGCCTCTGTAATCTCACTTTCAAATATTCCTGACTTATTGCAGTAACCTTATCATAGGAGAGTAAGCATAATAAATAGTAGAGAAATTTTGAACCAGGCTCTTggaatttcttttgctttttaaaaagccccTGCGGTTTCTGCACTGGCTGCGTGCATGCGTTTAGTGGTGGAGGGGGCAGCTAGAGAGTTGGCAGGTACACACAGGGGCAGTGGCTCTGTCAGAGCCCTGCCTGCCCACGGCACTGAGTCCCTGCCAGTAACCACTGCGGCGTGTTTGCAGGATGGCAACGGTTACATCAGCGCCGCAGAGCTCCGCCACGTCATGACAAACCTGGGAGAGAAACTAACAGATGAGGAAGTAGATGAGATGATCAGAGAAGCAGACATCGATGGAGACGGGCAAGTCAACTATGAAGGTAAGCACCACGTTTGCCTAGCCTGCTGTGTGATGGTCCTCCCTGTAGGATCTGCGAGCAAGTTAACTAGTGCAGCTAGGGGCTTCTTCCCTTACTCATACTAGAGATGTTAACTTCACTAAAGCTGCTTCTGAAGATAACTGAAAGTTATGATTATTTGTCTTTTCAGAATTcgtacagatgatgactgcaaaaTGAAGACCTACTTTCAACTCCTTTTTCCCCCCTCTAGAAGAATCAAATTGAATCTTTTACTTacctcttgcaaaaaaaaaaaaaaaaaaaaagttcatttactCATTCTGTTTCTATATAGCAAAACTGAATGTCAAAAGTACCTTctgtccacacacacaaaatctgcaTGTATTGGTTGGTGGTCCTGTCCCCTAAAGATCAAGCTACACATCAGTTTTCCGATATAAATACTTGTCCTACCTTAACGATAAGGAAGCACTTAGTGGACTCCTGGCAGGTCCATCTGCTCATGATTAATAACACTGTTTGGGCTGGCCAGTTTTTCATGCATGCAGCTTGACAATTGAGCACAGTCAGGCAtttgtattaaaaatgaaaaagtgaaaaaaacaaattcaaaacctACTCAGAGGGGTTCTAGTTCAAATTGTTAGTGTAAATTGTAGCCGGTTTACTGAGAAGAGGCATTTAAGATTGGTTCGCCTCAGGATGCCGTGTGGGTAATGGTCCAGGCGGAGCGCCCCTGCTGCAGGGCGGGCCTCTCTACCGCCCCCTGGCGACCGTGACACGCTGGCGGTGCACCCGTCTGTGTCTGCGGCGTTGTCCGCTTTTTGCTGAGTGGAATGGGTGTCAGGCTATCACCAttcatacaaatttttaaaaagaaacttttatcAAGGGAGCATCTTTGGACTCTCTGTTTTTAAAACCTTCCGAACCATGACTTGGAGCCGGCAGAGTAGGCTGTGGCTGTGGACTTCAGCACAACCATCAACATTGCTGTTCAAGAAATTTACAATTTACGTCCATTCCAAGTTGTAAatgctagtcttttttttttttttttccaataaaaagaCCATTAACTTAAAGTGGTGTTAAATGCTTTGTAAAGCTCAGACCTAAACGGGGACGAGCCAGTCGGAGGGGAGGCCAGTGTACCTTTAAAAATGCCCACAGCCCAGTATTGGGTACCCCCCAGCCACACAGACACGCATCCCAGCACCAACCGCTGAGCCCAAGACCTTGCCCCAAACCAAGCAGATACTGACGGCTTCATCTTGTTCACGGACACGTAGGTCTACTTGCGGTttccctgggggagggggagtgaaTCGTGGTGACTTACTGGTTATTCAGGCAGTGGCGCtcttaaatgaaggaaaaaacaaaaaccactttCTCTCAAGCATGTATTTAGGGGTTCTTATCAATTGTGCTGCTGATTACCTGTTTCATGTAACTATTTGAGACCATCTGTGCAAGAGATAATTTAGTGCGTCTGTACCTGAATCCTCGCTGTGTGTGGTAGAAGCAGTGGTCTCTTTTCTAAGCCAGTCTCTTCAGGCCTAAAGGACACCACCAGTCACCttgtgattcacagtttttaatttatgattGTACTTTAGACTTCTGTCTTTCTAACTTGACtttgctcctccccaccccctgcccccagtagAACCAATTCTGACCTCCAACTTGAAAGTAAAACTCCAGCCCAGGCggaattttgtatttctttacagAACTGTAACTGAAGCTAAAGAGATGCTGGTACTGATCTTGGTGGTGCAATTGGTCTACCTAAAAGTCCCCTAAAAAGCGTGTTGGATTTAGTGCAGAGCTCTTTCTGAAGGCTGAATGTGCATTTTTCAGGGTGTTAACCGGCTGCGTCTTATTAGGGGATTGGGCTTTGAGCGTCCTGTGTGGGAGGTCTTACTTTACCCGGAAACAGCAGCAGGCTGCCAGTGAGGCGGTGAGACGCGCTCTGCAGCCCGTCGGGTGCCTTCAGGGTTGGTTTATGGAGACCCTGTGCTTCTCGTCTGCTCCCCACCTCTCTGGCATTTTGCAGCTCCTTCGTTTTCCCTGCCAGAGGGGTGGGTCAGAGCCGTGGAGAGGAGCCTGCCCCTCTGCTTGGCTGCTGCTCTCTGGGCTGGGTGGTCGGTAGAAGACAGGCTGGCGGCGTGGGTGAGGCTTGGCTTCTGTAACTCCCTGAATCTGGAAGGAACATCAGTACCATAGAGGTTTTCTCCTGGTGAGATAGGAATGCGGTTTCTGGTTCGAGGAAGTGGATAACCTGGATATTTCTTGCCAGGAGGTCAAGTAGCCAGACTGTTGACCCATTCTCAGGCCTGTGGCCGATGATCTCTTGGTAGCTTTAAAAAGGGTTAAGGACGATTTGGCTTGTTTTTCAGGAACTTTGCCTTCTGTCTTAGCCCTCTCGCCATGTCTTTTTCTAGGAGCTGGGTGGACTCTGTTGGTCCCGTAGCCTTTCCTAAAAGACCACCCTTGAAACCAGGTTCATAAGTGGCCAGGATCCTGTTTGGGAGCCGGAAACGTACCCCCAGGGGGTGCTGAGTTCCAGTTTGGCCTCGAGGGGAAGCCTAGTCCACTGGGGCCTTTCTGGCCTTGGGGGGGACGACCAGCCCCCTAGGGTTAggtgtctgcagtccatgggggtttgTGAGGACATACACTGGGCGAGGGGGCGCGACTCTGAAACTTGGCCAGAACCTTCCCGTAAACTCTGGCCCCACTTCTAACTGctctataaatacatatacatatatttatatatacatatacagtgaCTAGTTTAACTGGCATCCGCTTGAGCCTGAGACTTGCCATAAAAAACTGCTGAGCCCTTGGCGCACACGCTCACAGTTTCGTTCTCCATCTGTTTGGGGTAGGTGTCGAGCAAACGTGTCTTGATATTTCAGATGGGCTTCTGATGCACTGTTGccaaggaaggcttttttttttcctgattttttgaCAAACGAATTTTTTGCACACTTTAAATCAGTGACTTTGGGCAACTTTGAAACACACTGAAAACTAGCTGCTGTACATACTTTTATACCCTCTTCATAAGCGCATGTCTGACTACTCGTGACCATGTCGTGACGCGGGGCTGTGCAGTCGGCCTGGCACAGTTTGGGCCGTCGGAGAAGCAGTGTGACTAGCGGCCCCTCAGCAGTCCCGGGAACTTCCTCCTGAACAAAGAGTGTGAATTTGGTCAAGTCTGCTCCTGGTTCATTCAGCCATTTTCAACATTTGAAGTAATTATTGTATATCCTAAATACATCTATCCTTTTGGTAGTGACTAGATTTCCACGAATGTGTCTTACTATATCCTTCAGCTGGCGGTTACTCTTAGCTGTTATTGATCCCTTGAAGTTGTTCTACAGGAGACAAGTTCTCTGCTGTCTGTATCCCTCGGAGGAAGGTAGTGGCGTGGGTGGAGTGTGTGTTCTTTCTCCAAATTTATTATAATGTTCATTAAACACATCTGTAGCCAAGATGGTGGTAGTTCTCTTGTTACAGAAGTCACCCTTCACCATGCGATTTGCGAAGGAGATGTACTTGAACGTTGCTGTAAATCTTTTGAGATAAACTGTTTGGAGATTTAACCACCTCTCTGATGGGGGACCAACTCTATGGAAATTgtaaataagttttatttataaacCTGGCActgtattcaataaacatttctgcAGCCTTTCATCTCTAACTGCGAACTCTGGAGGTTTTTAGCCCCCGCTGCCGTCCATGCCGTTTGCTCAGTGAACAAGCTGTACCTGCCCGCAGGTGTGAGTCCACCTGCGCCCTAGTACACTGGCGGGCCCAGAGCCACCACAGAGACGTCCCACTCGGGCCTTACCTGCTTTTAAAGCTCAGGTCTGGGGACTTagcctggtggtgcagtggcgtAGGCTCTCCCTTCCCAGGGCAGAGagccaggttcaaaccctggtcagagaactagaccccATATGCTGCAATGAAATGAAGCCTGGAGtggccaaatattaaaaaaaatacagttcagGTGTTAATAGCTGACATTTTAGCACAGTATCTTGGCATTTTAATGTATCTATGTTTGCTCTGTGTGGAAAATTCACACCATGAAAAGATTCATTTCTCTTTAACCTCAAGGTTAAATTCAAGTCTCTTTAGAAATTGTGTGAAGAAGTACACTTTAGAAATTAGATGGGGGTTTAAATATTAGCTGGGAATTCACAGTTCCGTAAGCAGCTGCTTCTGCCCAAGTCCCCAGCAGGACAGCTGAGGAACGGCGGAGTCCGGGTGGCGGGCCCGGGagaggggcggggggcggtggtgCGGTTCCCACTGAGAACCTTGGAGTGGAAACCTGGCCCTAACCAGTACTGCCCGAACCAACGTggcccccaacccccatcccGAGACCGTGTCCTCAAGCAGGAGCAGCATCTGGCTGCCCCGAGTTTGCGGAAGGGCCTTCCACAGGCTGCCTCGCCCCCTTAACAAAGCGCGAGGGAGCTGAGAAGGCAGGAATGGTCGCAGGTTAAGGCCCCGATTTGGTCAGAGGGCCTCTGCCTTTGCACCGCCAACCCCTGCGCAGGGGGACCGAGCCCTCTGCTGAGACCTCAGGCCTGGCCTGCAGCCCGTGGACAGGTTCTTTCCCTCTCTACGCCTCACTTCAGAAAGATTACTGGACTAGGCAccttgtttagtcgctcagccatgtctgactgtgaccccagcagcccaccaggcccctctgtctgtgggatgctccaggcaagaagacgagtgggtggccatttcctcctccaggggaccttcccgacgcagggctcgaacctgtgtctcctgcactccaggcagattctttgccactgagccaccagggaagcccaggtatctTCTACCTCTGGCTTTCTAGGATTCTGACCAACCCAGCTTGGCATCGCTTGGTATCGAAATAGAAATTGCAGCCTAAAGGGTGGGAGGCAAAGGAGTATAGGCGTGTTATATACTTGGAGATGATAAATGGGATTTTAAAAGTCTCAGCAGCTTAATGTTGGGGGTGGAGCAGAgggttcaggtcagttcagtcactcagtcgtgtccgactcttcgcgaccccatggagcagAGGGTAAGTTTTGTTGTTAAGACTGTGGGATGTAATATTGGAACGTGGGTCAGGGAAACTGACCACGAAGCCACTTCCATCCTCCTGGCAAGACAAAAGTAGGAAGCCGCCATTCACTGCCTGCGGGA is a genomic window containing:
- the CALM1 gene encoding calmodulin-1 isoform X2; translation: MADQLTEEQIAEFKEAFSLFDKDGDGTITTKELGTVMRSLGQNPTEAELQDMINEVDADGNGTIDFPEFLTMMARKMKDTDSEEEIREAFRVFDKDGNGYISAAELRHVMTNLGEKLTDEEVDEMIREADIDGDGQVNYEEFVQMMTAK
- the CALM1 gene encoding calmodulin-1 isoform X1 — translated: MQADQLTEEQIAEFKEAFSLFDKDGDGTITTKELGTVMRSLGQNPTEAELQDMINEVDADGNGTIDFPEFLTMMARKMKDTDSEEEIREAFRVFDKDGNGYISAAELRHVMTNLGEKLTDEEVDEMIREADIDGDGQVNYEEFVQMMTAK